A window of the Haloarcula litorea genome harbors these coding sequences:
- a CDS encoding glycosyltransferase family 2 protein, whose translation MYATILSTWLVSIVFFGGEALQIVASINGSLGKTVVGFLLTSISIFWLYGIYNIVVQLFGYLPQTTPEKLDEEQVQELDAAILLPTFNDFDVETAKDCVEQGFDAPLYILDDSTEQKFRERVDEFAQQYSSVQVIRRDNREGFKAGALNNAVQQVDAEYFAVVDSDERLLDTFLSEILRYFSTPDIGFVQANHDTNDQDSRFAQLLGKGIDIHWDRYMPQRNRYGFVMFLGHGTVFRRSAWEEIGGFPELVSEDLAFATRIREHGFKGVFAADVVCGEDFPEDYYAMWKRHIKWSAGTTEYIVEELPRFLKSKASITEKLDVAFPVLNLPLSTLFLSYILGVTAVFGLGLELEFSSGFYAMTLATLVSPVLSFLIDMRDKPLQLAKFLAVSTAVYCSLAPTAVKKIVEIVRGGDAFFHTTPKQENGVHVSHQIRAMPFTVASGVFVSLVGLLYDLPLLAVGSAFLLAPGLILWNRDSESSRVVRVLAWMPVAFLLTGVVGTGLSMLGFGEVLAAAGLAGLAGLSGIQLARV comes from the coding sequence ATGTACGCCACAATCCTGTCTACGTGGCTTGTATCAATCGTGTTCTTCGGCGGTGAAGCACTGCAGATAGTTGCCTCAATCAACGGATCACTCGGGAAGACTGTGGTCGGATTCCTACTCACCTCGATCTCCATCTTCTGGCTTTACGGGATCTACAACATCGTGGTCCAGCTCTTCGGCTACCTGCCACAGACCACACCAGAGAAACTCGACGAAGAACAGGTGCAGGAGTTGGATGCAGCGATCCTTCTTCCGACGTTCAACGATTTCGACGTCGAGACAGCGAAAGACTGCGTCGAGCAGGGCTTCGACGCACCTCTGTACATCCTGGACGACAGCACCGAGCAGAAGTTTCGTGAAAGGGTTGATGAGTTCGCCCAGCAATACAGCAGTGTCCAGGTTATTCGCAGGGACAACAGGGAAGGCTTCAAAGCCGGTGCATTGAACAACGCCGTCCAGCAGGTCGACGCCGAGTACTTCGCCGTCGTCGACAGCGACGAAAGACTACTGGATACGTTTCTTTCCGAGATCCTCCGGTACTTCTCAACGCCTGACATCGGCTTTGTCCAGGCCAATCACGACACCAACGACCAGGACTCCCGGTTCGCACAGCTGCTCGGCAAAGGCATCGATATTCACTGGGACCGTTATATGCCTCAGCGGAACAGGTACGGCTTCGTTATGTTCCTCGGTCACGGAACCGTTTTCCGACGAAGTGCCTGGGAGGAGATCGGTGGTTTCCCGGAGCTTGTCTCTGAGGACTTGGCGTTTGCCACCCGGATCCGTGAACACGGATTCAAGGGCGTGTTCGCTGCAGACGTGGTCTGTGGCGAGGACTTCCCGGAGGATTACTACGCGATGTGGAAGCGGCATATCAAGTGGAGCGCTGGGACGACAGAGTACATCGTCGAGGAGCTGCCTCGTTTCCTGAAGAGCAAGGCCTCGATCACGGAGAAACTGGATGTCGCCTTCCCGGTTTTGAACCTGCCGTTGTCCACCTTGTTCCTCTCGTACATCCTCGGTGTGACAGCCGTGTTCGGCCTCGGCTTGGAGCTCGAGTTCAGCTCCGGTTTCTATGCGATGACGTTGGCGACCCTTGTCAGCCCGGTCCTCTCCTTCCTCATCGATATGAGGGACAAACCGTTGCAGTTGGCGAAGTTCCTTGCTGTCAGTACAGCTGTGTACTGCAGCTTGGCTCCTACTGCCGTAAAGAAGATCGTGGAGATAGTCCGCGGCGGTGATGCGTTCTTCCATACGACTCCGAAGCAGGAGAACGGAGTCCACGTCTCCCATCAGATCCGGGCGATGCCGTTCACCGTCGCTTCCGGTGTCTTCGTTTCGCTGGTAGGCCTGCTGTATGACTTGCCGTTGCTGGCAGTCGGATCAGCGTTCCTCCTGGCACCAGGTTTGATTCTATGGAACCGTGACTCAGAGAGCTCTCGCGTGGTCCGAGTGTTGGCGTGGATGCCGGTGGCGTTCCTGTTGACCGGTGTGGTCGGGACTGGTTTGTCGATGCTCGGGTTTGGAGAAGTCCTGGCGGCAGCAGGCCTCGCCGGGTTAGCCGGGCTATCCGGAATCCAACTCGCCAGAGTCTAA
- a CDS encoding rhomboid family intramembrane serine protease, giving the protein MSENPAFSALKLAHQQYLEADSTATYVLMTFVAAVFLVEVAMTAVIGLSSIQVFATGIFGVYPWIAWPFSPVLHRGILHFGASLVGLTVVGIPIESHWSRKRYIIFLVATGYVTVALGAAFMAIFSEKQLAFYGTSGVIYALAGYSLTHLPRRHDDLNLTEWFAVFIGAMALITVLIDPFTGPYFEPRWINGGHTSGLIIGAVYGWFARNSCGREIL; this is encoded by the coding sequence ATGAGTGAGAACCCTGCTTTCTCCGCGTTGAAATTAGCTCATCAACAGTATTTGGAAGCTGATTCTACGGCCACGTACGTCTTGATGACCTTTGTTGCTGCTGTCTTCCTTGTAGAAGTCGCTATGACTGCGGTGATAGGTCTCAGCAGTATCCAGGTCTTCGCCACTGGGATCTTCGGGGTGTATCCGTGGATTGCCTGGCCGTTCTCCCCTGTCCTTCATCGGGGTATCCTGCATTTTGGTGCATCGCTTGTCGGCCTCACTGTCGTCGGAATCCCGATAGAGAGTCACTGGTCCAGGAAACGATACATCATCTTTCTCGTCGCAACGGGCTACGTCACAGTTGCGCTCGGTGCTGCCTTCATGGCGATATTCTCTGAGAAACAACTGGCGTTCTACGGCACGAGCGGTGTGATCTATGCTCTCGCTGGCTACTCACTTACCCACCTGCCGCGAAGACACGACGATCTCAACCTCACGGAATGGTTCGCAGTATTCATCGGAGCAATGGCCTTGATCACTGTGCTGATAGACCCATTTACTGGTCCGTACTTCGAACCTCGGTGGATTAACGGAGGACATACCTCTGGCCTGATCATCGGAGCCGTTTATGGTTGGTTTGCCAGGAACAGCTGCGGGCGAGAAATTCTATAA
- a CDS encoding cyclin family protein, producing the protein MSATELEKFVDNYNQNLGDEQDLLSKLSKLGAGLEVSEETLDKAAELIDKYRDQLEVEEDHLPPASLHIASRLNDEPRTQKMIISELLADRHILNQRTAQYTEKDLRRQVKKTVKKLREHIDAELSFVRSHEHLPYLVSQIDEIRENDEVVELAEEYCRTIQSQGGLSRSKVAIAGACLEAAVEETGVDYTLRHTELAEITGMNSTTFENNLAAVQETVLD; encoded by the coding sequence ATGTCAGCCACTGAACTTGAGAAATTCGTCGACAACTACAACCAGAACCTGGGTGACGAGCAAGATCTGTTGAGCAAGCTTTCCAAGCTCGGTGCAGGCCTCGAAGTCAGTGAGGAAACCCTGGACAAGGCAGCTGAACTCATCGACAAATATAGGGATCAACTCGAGGTCGAAGAAGACCACTTGCCGCCTGCCTCTCTCCACATCGCCTCAAGACTCAACGACGAGCCCAGAACTCAGAAAATGATTATCTCCGAGCTTTTGGCCGATCGGCATATCCTCAACCAGAGGACGGCCCAGTACACGGAGAAGGATTTGAGGCGACAGGTCAAGAAGACGGTGAAGAAGCTGAGAGAACACATCGATGCCGAGTTATCCTTCGTCCGGAGCCACGAGCATCTTCCCTACCTTGTCTCTCAAATCGACGAAATCAGAGAGAATGATGAAGTTGTGGAGCTGGCAGAGGAGTACTGCAGGACCATTCAGAGTCAAGGCGGTTTGTCTCGAAGCAAAGTAGCGATCGCCGGAGCCTGTCTCGAAGCAGCGGTCGAGGAAACCGGCGTCGACTACACGCTTAGGCACACCGAGTTGGCGGAGATCACCGGGATGAACAGCACCACTTTCGAGAACAACTTGGCCGCAGTTCAGGAAACAGTTCTCGACTAA
- a CDS encoding IS6 family transposase, whose amino-acid sequence MQLANLLKEELEIENQDAWENERTPTPVRCFAVRLHSMGLSLREVEAVLGWLGVDRCHQAIWNWKETLAETQSDPPRISPTFVAVDETQIEIDGEKHWLFAAIDTNSKLLLDVDVYSRRGTDPAAAFLHRLTEKHDVDETVFLVDAGGYLTALSRHDLSGWLDYHDRNYIEKWFQTLAMRLTRFHSYWRGSQASATRWLRRFRHYYNRHRPNQALDGRTPAEEVQN is encoded by the coding sequence ATGCAACTCGCAAACCTCCTCAAAGAGGAGTTAGAGATAGAGAATCAAGACGCTTGGGAGAACGAGCGCACGCCGACACCCGTGCGCTGTTTCGCGGTTCGACTTCACTCAATGGGGTTGTCGTTGCGTGAAGTCGAGGCTGTTTTGGGCTGGCTGGGTGTCGATCGCTGCCATCAAGCGATTTGGAATTGGAAGGAGACGCTGGCCGAGACACAGAGCGACCCGCCAAGGATTTCGCCGACGTTTGTCGCGGTCGACGAAACACAGATTGAGATCGATGGCGAGAAACACTGGCTGTTCGCTGCGATCGACACCAACTCAAAACTGCTCCTGGACGTCGATGTCTACAGCCGCCGCGGCACCGATCCTGCGGCGGCGTTCCTCCACCGCCTCACCGAGAAACACGATGTCGACGAGACGGTGTTTCTGGTTGATGCTGGCGGCTACCTGACTGCCCTCTCTCGTCACGATTTGAGCGGGTGGCTCGACTACCACGACCGAAACTACATCGAGAAATGGTTTCAGACCCTCGCAATGCGGCTCACCCGCTTCCATTCGTACTGGCGGGGCAGTCAGGCCAGCGCGACACGCTGGCTCAGACGCTTCAGACACTACTACAACCGACATCGGCCGAATCAAGCGTTAGATGGACGCACTCCTGCTGAGGAGGTCCAGAACTAG
- a CDS encoding tyrosine-type recombinase/integrase, producing MEIHVDVNLERFLSHSEEENTPNYHRQIKYTIEPFAEYCRENDRTLPIETEEDLYTSADHIEEFFQEYPDSPKLSSTRLSHIRTFLDFFKEDFSFRGRSQIDDLKDMMKIGNFQTEEDEEKENVEKRLSDDEIEQACQEGTEFQELVVRILFDTGCRKQEVAALKPKDIDFDHNEVPAAVKIERAYDGADGVKVTKTEAGERTVELSSRAAELMQKYIDENEIGQDEFIFELKDWKIYRAVKHAFTQAQVRVENGEKTNVTPHWMRHNRNTRIKEEHGPVVAQKYIGHGNVDMTDHYTQFDPDEVQGLIAGEGN from the coding sequence ATGGAGATACATGTAGACGTCAATTTAGAACGCTTCCTCAGCCACTCAGAGGAAGAAAACACGCCAAACTACCACCGCCAAATCAAGTACACCATCGAGCCCTTCGCAGAGTACTGCAGAGAAAACGACCGAACCCTCCCTATCGAAACAGAGGAGGACCTGTACACCTCTGCAGACCACATAGAAGAGTTCTTCCAGGAATACCCTGACTCACCAAAACTAAGCTCCACTCGTCTAAGCCACATCAGAACCTTCCTCGACTTCTTCAAAGAGGACTTCTCCTTCAGAGGTAGGTCACAGATCGATGACCTCAAGGATATGATGAAGATCGGCAACTTCCAAACAGAGGAAGATGAGGAGAAAGAGAACGTCGAGAAACGCCTCTCTGATGACGAAATTGAGCAGGCCTGTCAAGAGGGAACCGAGTTCCAGGAACTGGTCGTGAGGATTCTTTTCGATACGGGTTGCCGGAAGCAAGAGGTTGCAGCTCTGAAGCCGAAAGATATCGACTTCGATCATAACGAGGTGCCGGCTGCAGTCAAGATTGAGAGAGCCTACGATGGTGCGGATGGAGTGAAAGTCACCAAGACTGAAGCTGGAGAACGTACTGTCGAACTCTCCTCTCGTGCTGCCGAGCTGATGCAGAAGTATATTGATGAGAATGAAATCGGACAAGACGAGTTCATCTTCGAACTGAAGGACTGGAAGATTTACAGGGCGGTCAAGCACGCCTTTACCCAGGCCCAAGTGAGGGTGGAAAACGGGGAAAAGACGAACGTGACTCCTCACTGGATGCGCCACAATAGAAACACTCGAATCAAGGAAGAGCACGGTCCCGTGGTCGCTCAGAAATATATTGGTCACGGGAATGTGGATATGACCGACCACTACACTCAGTTCGATCCTGACGAAGTCCAAGGCCTCATCGCAGGAGAAGGTAATTGA
- a CDS encoding DUF2971 domain-containing protein, with product MTFEEHSRLPYPKPDTPIWRYIGYPKFNWILQTRQLHFHQAADQKDPYEGGIPKAVEEKYKEADDTGWSFDEYKEVAEYSRELTYLNCWHINDGESAGMWDLYGRSGRSIAIESTVGKMNEALDTATDYPIGAGHVRYADYNSSWEDLDQYSKEAINEVAFHDGINFKDLFHLKRDSFRHEREFRAYVFFTHYFREEIYEMDQLRDYELPFGINHSDKYSIYTAVPDGTGFNVQVDVDKLIEKIHIAPDSPSWVVDSIKATLANSYDLELSFADVKSSELYDDPWDGG from the coding sequence ATGACGTTTGAGGAGCACTCCCGCCTCCCATATCCAAAGCCGGATACCCCTATCTGGAGGTACATTGGATATCCAAAATTCAACTGGATTCTACAGACCAGACAGCTGCATTTCCATCAAGCAGCAGACCAGAAAGACCCCTACGAGGGCGGTATCCCGAAAGCTGTAGAAGAGAAATACAAAGAAGCAGACGACACCGGTTGGTCGTTTGACGAGTACAAGGAAGTAGCCGAATACTCGAGAGAGCTCACCTACCTCAATTGCTGGCATATCAACGACGGAGAGTCTGCCGGGATGTGGGACCTGTACGGTCGATCTGGTCGCTCCATTGCGATTGAGTCCACAGTGGGCAAAATGAACGAGGCATTAGATACAGCGACTGATTACCCGATAGGTGCGGGCCACGTTAGATACGCAGACTACAACTCCTCCTGGGAAGATCTAGATCAGTACTCGAAGGAAGCGATAAACGAGGTAGCCTTCCACGACGGAATCAACTTCAAGGATCTCTTCCACCTGAAGAGAGATAGTTTCCGTCACGAACGAGAATTTCGAGCCTACGTCTTCTTTACCCACTATTTCCGAGAGGAAATCTATGAGATGGATCAACTACGTGACTATGAATTGCCGTTCGGTATCAACCACTCAGACAAATACTCCATATACACTGCTGTCCCTGATGGCACCGGATTCAATGTCCAGGTAGATGTCGATAAGCTAATAGAGAAAATTCACATCGCTCCGGATTCTCCGAGCTGGGTAGTTGATTCGATCAAAGCAACTCTGGCAAACTCCTACGATCTCGAACTTAGCTTTGCGGACGTGAAGTCCTCAGAGCTGTACGACGACCCGTGGGATGGTGGGTAA
- a CDS encoding TATA-box-binding protein, with protein MQVVSTMGTGTLGRDIDLEALVTELEDQLPCVDSNFQSSSMVTIRIKENGPAYTVYRTGSFQIRGAESEDSLQDALGRFRECLADIGVESPGFEFELSTLVCMEDLGQELDLETLAVALGLNNIEYEPEQFPGLVFRPEGHQVTLLLFASGKVIIGGAKKRGQAQAGVERLKEELTELDLPGS; from the coding sequence ATGCAGGTCGTAAGCACAATGGGGACCGGAACTCTCGGCCGGGACATCGACTTAGAGGCTCTTGTCACCGAACTCGAGGATCAGCTGCCCTGTGTTGATTCGAACTTTCAGTCATCGAGCATGGTCACGATCCGGATAAAAGAAAACGGGCCTGCGTACACCGTTTATCGGACTGGATCTTTTCAGATACGAGGGGCGGAGAGTGAGGATTCATTGCAGGATGCCTTGGGGAGGTTCCGAGAATGCTTGGCTGATATTGGAGTGGAATCTCCTGGGTTCGAGTTTGAACTCTCCACGCTGGTCTGTATGGAGGACCTCGGGCAAGAACTTGATCTGGAGACTCTGGCAGTTGCACTCGGATTGAACAATATCGAATACGAGCCTGAGCAGTTCCCTGGCCTTGTTTTCCGGCCTGAGGGCCATCAGGTTACTCTGCTGCTCTTTGCAAGTGGAAAGGTGATTATCGGAGGTGCGAAGAAACGAGGCCAGGCTCAAGCAGGTGTAGAACGCCTGAAAGAGGAACTTACAGAGCTGGATCTTCCTGGTTCATGA